One segment of Rhinatrema bivittatum unplaced genomic scaffold, aRhiBiv1.1, whole genome shotgun sequence DNA contains the following:
- the LOC115081739 gene encoding uncharacterized protein LOC115081739, whose amino-acid sequence MESEAREDNGCQPLTSPTIPSNKEAECSKAQHPPKAAVPEASAPAEGRRVPEKKPSASSIKHSSSLPLHHKAMEKINHHSSSASSPLDLQSSVFGRSSSSSLSSMTVPIRLDALSYLLNNALMGAGRMAPQRLYCGNQCAAMQMCPASPAPVCRSQMGQYAQPPCSNYTGCTMHCTPPACFAQPLAYPGSLLTDPSKLPGRPAGGQHDVPSAHPPVFPNKSVGAWNAAGGGYNQHIGGSGNVPEANKWASAPTETFGERQSGSFGPARGSFSRSSECQSAWQDGSSGGSPKRGFGSSPKRVFGGWKDNQGRGGHSWSERPPRDYGRAMGRASGEFSSGSWRRNPRDENRDSLLGEKTWSSGFGNRKRNQEEKQWPTEEELPPKLGLWANGRGGGAGRGRGGSPWQQRRGFESSSVQSDLGGSGDRFKSSTFAPSSVASASSSCKKEEISSEDWEAEYKPRQLPTPAQGVQREASLEPRPRRAASTKQDDWESDCKEESSSPLVESKTTETSKEGARNTSKEKPDESPGVFEKFINGFFSDMVPKGGESRRQPEDVDGGECSDSTEEVDVGVDIANPTSQALAAHSQEGTKAPEAEEPGVVTEIASSSADREEENTAEAVSPAEEKGPHVHSHIPGCLTHAVEPSG is encoded by the exons atggagAGCGAAGCGCG AGAGGATAATGGGTGCCAGCCTCTCACCAGCCCAACAATACCAAGTAACAAGGAGGCAGAATGCAGCAAAGCTCAGCATCCACCCAAGGCAGCTGTGCCAGAAGCAAGTGCACCAGCAGAGGGCAGGAGAGTGCCAGAGAAGAAGCCAAGTGCCTCCTCCATCAAGcattcctcttccttgcccctCCACCACAAGGCAATGGAGAAGATTAACCACCATTCTTCTTCAGCCTCCAGCCCACTAGACCTGCAGAGCTCTGTGTTCGGtcgatcctcctcctcctccctgtccTCAATGACCGTCCCTATCCGCCTTGATGCCCTCTCCTACCTGCTGAATAATGCCCTGATGGGGGCTGGCAGGATGGCTCCTCAAAGGCTGTACTGTGGCAACCAGTGCGCTGCCATGCAGATGTGTCCAGCCAGTCCTGCCCCTGTGTGTCGCAGCCAGATGGGCCAATACGCACAGCCTCCTTGCAGCAATTACACAGGATGCACTATGCATTGCACGCCCCCCGCCTGCTTTGCTCAGCCTCTGGCGTATCCAGGAAGCCTGCTCACTGACCCTTCAAAATTGCCAGGGCGGCCGGCTGGAGGCCAGCATGATGTTCCCTCTGCTCATCCACCAGTGTTTCCGAATAAGAGCGTGGGCGCCTGGAATGCGGCTGGGGGAGGATATAaccagcacattggtggcagtggaaACGTGCCAGAGGCCAACAAATGGGCCAGTGCGCCAACAGAAACATTTGGTGAAAGGCAGTCTGGCAGCTTTGGTCCAGCGAGAGGCTCATTTTCCAGAAGCAGCGAGTGCCAGAGTGCCTGGCAAGATGGGAGCTCGGGGGGCTCCCCTAAGAGAGGTTTTGGAAGCTCCCCAAAGAGGGTCTTTGGAGGATGGAAAGACAACCAGGGGAGAGGTGGACACAGCTGGTCCGAGAGGCCCCCGAGAGATTATGGCAGAGCCATGGGCCGAGCCAGCGGCGAGTTCAGTTCCGGATCTTGGCGAAGGAATCCAAGGGATGAGAACAGGGACTCGCTGTTGGGAGAAAAAACTTGGAGCTCCGGGTTTGGCAACCGGAAACGGAACCAGGAGGAAAAACAGTGGCCCACAGAGGAAGAGCTGCCTCCGAAGCTAGGACTTTGGGCAAAcggtagaggaggaggagcaggaagaggtaGAGGAGGCAGCCCATGGCAACAAAGAAGAGGGTTTGAGAGCTCGTCAGTGCAGTCAGATTTGGGAGGCTCTGGAGACAGGTTCAAGTCCAGTACGTTTGCACCATCAAGTGTTGCCTCTGCATCATCGTCCTGCAAGAAAGAAGAGATTTCCAGTGAAGACTGGGAGGCCGAGTATAAGCCAAGACAGTTGCCTACACCAGCCCAGGGGGTACAGAGAGAGGCCTCCCTGGAGCCCAGGCCACGACGGGCAGCAAGCACAAAGCAAGATGACTGGGAGAGCGACTGCAAAGAGGAGAGCAGCAGTCCTCTAGTGGAATCGAAAACCACCGAAACCTCCAAAGAAGGGGCAAGGAACACGAGCAAGGAAAAACCCGATGAGAGTCCAGGCGTGTTCGAGAAATTCATAAACGGCTTCTTCTCGGATATGGTCCCCAAAGGAGGCGAGAGCCGCCGTCAGCCAGAGGACGTGGATGGAGGAGAATGCAGTGACAGCACGGAGGAGGTGGATGTGGGAGTGGACATTGCCAACCCAACCAGCCAAGCACTGGCCGCCCATTCCCAGGAGGGCACCAAAGCTCCCGAGGCCGAGGAGCCGGGCGTGGTCACGGAGATTGCTTCAAGCAGTGCGGATAGGGAGGAAGAAAACACGGCGGAAGCTGTGAGTCCCGCAGAAGAGAAGGGTCCACATGTGCACAGCCATATCCCGGGTTGTCTGACCCACGCTGTAGAGCCGTCTGGGTGA